Proteins from a single region of Artemia franciscana chromosome 20, ASM3288406v1, whole genome shotgun sequence:
- the LOC136039749 gene encoding broad-complex core protein isoforms 1/2/3/4/5-like has product MTNEYSLKWNRHQSTVVACLSSLRQSCSFVDVTLHTSDGHTFSGHKVILSACSSFFENVLRMHPNEKVVVFLKDVSHIDLKIIMEFMYSGEVSILKSNLPSLLNAAEALGIKGLCRSSDENDTTETNEGESLPKKKKMKSDNIPEPVTEEGFLTRQMSSEIRFPEQDESTLPNIKPEPIEERAENEILVQSDAQQLQSESDESGHGEPCDVPVEVYENEGAALSFEPKFESSSIGAVPLGPAPQILSALLRRPKGNESREELELDPEEVAIPMPGGEVKCRECDRNFESMYKFRRHVKSTHGGRNFQCKFCDRKFKLRHHVRDHMIRSHSVIE; this is encoded by the exons ATGACAAATGAATATAGTTTGAAATGGAACAGACACCAAAGCACAGTTGTTGCATGCCTTTCTAGTCTAAGGCAATCATGTAGCTTTGTGGATGTCACTTTGCATACTTCTGATGGACACACTTTCAGTGGTCATAAAGTTATCCTCTCAGCGTGTAGTTCTTTTTTTGAG AATGTCCTTCGTATGCATCCTAATGAAAAGGTTGTAGTTTTTCTCAAAGATGTGTCACATATTGATTTGAAGATTATAATGGAATTTATGTATAGTGGCGAAGTTAGTATATTAAAAAGTAATCTTCCTTCTTTATTAAATGCTGCAGAAGCTCTGGGTATTAAAGGACTTTGTAGATCATCTGATGAAAATGACACAACCGAGACAAATGAAGGGGAAAGCCTaccgaagaagaagaagatgaaatcTGACAATATCCCAGAACCTGTTACAGAAGAAGGTTTTTTAACTCGGCAGATGAGCTCTGAAATTAGATTCCCTGAACAAGACGAATCCACATTGCCTAATATCAAACCAGAGCCAATAGAAGAGAGAGCTGAAAATGAGATCTTAGTTCAGAGTGATGCACAACAACTGCAAA GTGAGAGTGATGAATCAGGTCATGGTGAACCATGTGATGTCCCTGTCGAAGTTTACGAGAACGAag GTGCAGCTCTCAGTTTTGAGCCAAAATTTGAATCAAGCTCCATCGGAGCAGTGCCTTTAGGTCCAGCGCCCCAAATTTTGTCTGCACTCCTTCGTCGTCCTAAAGGAAACGAGTCTAGGGAGGAGTTAGAACTAGACCCAGAAGAGGTAGCAATCCCTATGCCTGGCGGTGAAGTGAAATGTCGAGAATGTGATAGAAATTTCGAAAGTATGTATAAATTTAGAAGACATGTCAAATCTACTCACGGCGGGAGAAATTTTCAGTGCAAGTTTTGCGATAGAAAGTTTAAATTAAGACATCATGTGAGAGATCATATGATAAGATCACATAGTGTGATtgagtag